The genomic DNA CTCGGCCATCAGGCGATTGGCGAGGCGTTCGGCGGCCGCGTCGTGCGCGCGCAGACCATCATGCATGGCAAGGTGAGCACGATCGAAACCGACTGCAAGGGCGTGTTCGCGGACCTGCCGAAGCATTTCACCGTGACGCGCTACCACTCGCTCGCGATCGAACGCGAATCGCTGCCCGACTGCCTCGAAATATCGGCATGGACCGAAGACGGCGAAATCATGGGCGTGCGCCACAAGGAGCTCGCAGTGGAAGGCGTGCAGTTCCACCCGGAATCGATCCTGTCCGAACACGGCCACGCGCTGCTCGAAAACTTCGTCAAGCAATCGAAGCTCGCCGTCGCCGGCAAGGCCTCGAATCACGCGGCGCCTCGCAATTCCTGACCCGATGAGAGACGAAATCATGTCCATTACGCCCCAGGAAGCCTTGCAGCGGACCATCGAGCACCGCGAGATTTTCCACGACGAAATGCTGCACCTGATGCGCCTCATCATGCGCGGCGAACTCTCGCCCGTGATGTCG from Paraburkholderia sp. HP33-1 includes the following:
- a CDS encoding aminodeoxychorismate/anthranilate synthase component II; amino-acid sequence: MLLMIDNYDSFTYNLVQYFGELGEDVRTYRNDEITLDEIAKLNPERICLSPGPSNPQHAGITLDVLREFAGKTPILGVCLGHQAIGEAFGGRVVRAQTIMHGKVSTIETDCKGVFADLPKHFTVTRYHSLAIERESLPDCLEISAWTEDGEIMGVRHKELAVEGVQFHPESILSEHGHALLENFVKQSKLAVAGKASNHAAPRNS